A single window of Drosophila suzukii chromosome 3, CBGP_Dsuzu_IsoJpt1.0, whole genome shotgun sequence DNA harbors:
- the LOC118877301 gene encoding protein obstructor-E: MYHLTLLAVVALIGGCRAADGDVNICSDVVSNLFLPHVSNCSKYYLCMSEVAVPRECPAGYYFDARDQQCVPVMEARCVPSCKTRGLESFCYDRTCTKYVLCFDGTPVIRQCSNRLQYNGQTDRCDFPQYVDCVDNMCIRENNPNDIVFIASKARCDKYFICNDGLPNVMTCAKGLQYNPSTQSCDFASKVNCTVETLQRNILPFARAPPRSADIKCPSEGAHFIAHQKRQDAYYYCLNGQGVTLDCTPGLVFDAKSGECRESQFVGV; this comes from the exons ATGTACCACCTGACCCTTTTGGCCGTGGTTGCTCTGATTGGAGGCTGTAGAGCTGCGGATGGGGATGTGAATATCTGCTCCGATGTGGTCAGCAATCTCTTTCTTCCCCACGTGAGCAACTGCAGCAAGTACTACCTGTGCATGA GTGAAGTGGCTGTGCCCCGAGAATGCCCTGCGGGCTATTACTTTGATGCCCGGGATCAGCAATGTGTCCCTGTGATGGAGGCCAGATGTGTGCCCTCCTGCAAAACCAGGGGATTGGAGTCCTTTTGCTACGATCGCACCTGCACCAAGTACGTCCTCTGCTTCGATGGCACTCCCGTGATCCGCCAGTGCTCCAATCGTCTGCAGTACAATGGCCAGACCGATCGCTGTGACTTTCCCCAGTATGTGGACTGTGTGGACAACATGTGCATCCGGGAGAACAACCCGAATGATATCGTTTTTATAGCCAGCAAGGCTCGCTGCGACAAGTACTTCATCTGCAACGATGGTCTTCCAAATGTTATGACTTGTGCAAAGGGTCTACAGTACAACCCGAGTACCCAGAGTTGCGACTTCGCTTCGAAAGTCAACTGCACG GTCGAGACCTTGCAGAGGAATATTCTGCCCTTTGCCCGAGCTCCTCCTCGTAGTGCTGACATCAAGTGTCCTTCGGAGGGCGCCCATTTTATTGCCCACCAGAAGCGCCAGGATGCCTACTATTACTGCCTAAATGGCCAGGGAGTCACCTTGGACTGCACACCTGGTCTGGTCTTTGATGCCAAGAGTGGAGAATGCCGGGAATCACAGTTCGTAGGAGTTTAG
- the LOC139353243 gene encoding probable chitinase 10, with product MRWLINGGLLLVLLMVLGIQADEDLVVAPGPEGDPEDDEVVEEEAEYDMYNNTQINVCNNVADGVFLPYVGNCSMYIECENNTIKEMGSCLDLEGASKMCDNPPCDLAYDPVLQLCTYADVVQCLPSCESFQLSSFCYDNTCTKYVLCYYGKPVLRQCQDGLQYNNRTDRCDFPEYVDCVANDCSATFQPEDIIYLASKASCSKYFVCSDGYPWKQECAPGLAYNPTLRLCDFAKNVNCSIDAAARNIMPYSRSPLRRADIKCPNVGVYFYPHKFRRDAYYYCVDGSGVTLDCTPGLHYDPKVEECRRPEYVGA from the exons A tGAGGTGGCTTATAAATGGTGGTCTTCTGTTGGTCCTGTTGATGGTTCTTGGGATTCAGGCCGACGAAGACCTTGTGGTGGCCCCTGGACCAGAAGGTGATCCTGAAGATGATGAAGTGGTCGAGGAGGAGGCTGAATATGACATGTACAACAACACCCAGATTAACGTTTGCAACAACGTGGCAGACGGAGTTTTCCTGCCCTATGTGGGAAATTGCTCTATGTATATTGAGTGTGAAA ataaCACCATAAAGGAAATGGGCAGCTGTTTGGACTTGGAGGGTGCTTCAAAAATGTGTGATAATCCTCCGTGTGATCTTGCCTACGACCCGGTCCTCCAGTTGTGCACCTACGCAGATGTGGTCCAATGCCTGCCCTCCTGCGAATCTTTCCAATTGAGCAGCTTCTGCTACGACAACACCTGTACGAAATACGTGCTCTGCTACTACGGAAAACCCGTTCTACGGCAGTGCCAGGATGGACTCCAGTACAACAACAGGACGGATCGCTGCGACTTCCCCGAGTACGTGGACTGTGTGGCCAACGACTGCTCGGCCACATTCCAGCCGGAGGACATCATTTACCTGGCCAGCAAGGCCTCCTGCAGCAAGTACTTCGTCTGCTCCGATGGCTATCCGTGGAAACAGGAGTGCGCCCCAGGCTTGGCCTACAATCCGACTTTGCGACTTTGTGACTTTGCTAAGAATGTTAACTGCTCG ATTGATGCTGCGGCTAGGAATATTATGCCCTATTCCCGATCTCCATTGCGCCGTGCCGACATCAAGTGTCCCAATGTAGGAGTTTATTTTTATCCGCACAAGTTCCGCCGCGATGCATACTATTATTGCGTCGATGGCAGTGGGGTCACACTGGACTGTACTCCGGGTCTTCACTACGATCCCAAGGTGGAGGAGTGCCGCAGACCGGAATACGTTGGTGCCTAA
- the LOC108013781 gene encoding protein obstructor-E: MSGVIWFFICLICGVLESRADDLEGSGATEIYPETTTADEEYGLIMGNLSLCGNVADNVFLPFVGDCNKYYLCRSGQAIELQCEWPYQFNANTQSCVNFGQAECLPTCKAYTFSTFSYLRTCTKYVLCYYGHPVLRECQDGLQYNSQTDRCDFAQNVDCVESECSIYYNAYHLRYVPSKVSCEKYFLCGNGVPREQTCTPGLYFSTKCDCCDIPSKSDCQIPAEQRKVRQISRLSPRTTEGICPPSGVHFYVHDSRQDAYYYCVDGHGLVLECTPGLWYDPKVQECREPENIGL; encoded by the exons ATGAGTGGAG taATATGGTTTTTTATCTGTCTGATATGTGGAGTGTTGGAATCAAGAGCTGATGACTTGGAGGGTTCCGGAGCCACTGAAATTTATCCAGAAACGACAACAGCCGATGAGGAATATGGACTAATCATGGGCAATCTCAGTCTTTGCGGCAATGTGGCGGATAATGTGTTTCTGCCCTTTGTGGGGGACTGCAATAAGTACTACCTCTGTCGCT CTGGCCAAGCCATAGAATTGCAGTGCGAATGGCCGTACCAATTTAATGCCAATACCCAAAGTTGTGTAAATTTCGGGCAGGCTGAATGTTTGCCTACCTGCAAGGCCTATACTTTCAGTACATTTAGTTATCTGAGAACCTGTACCAAGTACGTCCTCTGCTACTACGGACATCCTGTTTTAAGAGAATGCCAGGATGGCCTCCAATACAACTCTCAAACAGATCGCTGTGATTTTGCCCAGAACGTGGACTGCGTGGAATCCGAGTGTTCCATTTACTATAATGCCTATCACCTGCGTTATGTGCCCAGTAAAGTGTCCTGCGAGAAGTATTTCCTCTGTGGCAACGGAGTCCCCAGGGAGCAAACCTGTACTCCTGGTCTATATTTCAGCACCAAGTGCGATTGTTGCGATATTCCCTCAAAATCGGATTGTCAG ATCCCTGCTGAACAGAGGAAGGTACGGCAGATCTCCCGTCTTTCACCCAGAACCACTGAAGGAATTTGTCCCCCCTCCGGCGTCCACTTCTATGTCCACGACTCTCGCCAAGATGCCTATTACTATTGTGTGGATGGACATGGTCTGGTTCTGGAATGTACGCCTGGCCTTTGGTATGATCCTAAGGTCCAGGAGTGCCGTGAACCGGAAAATATAGGACTTTAA